The Apium graveolens cultivar Ventura chromosome 3, ASM990537v1, whole genome shotgun sequence sequence AGATTAAAGTCGAACCCTGGCCACTGAGATACGGTAACAACTAACTTACCACATGAGCGGCAAAAAATATGTGAAATGGAGCATAAAACAGTGATGATATTGGAATTTGAGGGGGGCACAGGACCCCTCTGAACCAACCACCTAGATCTGTTTCTGGGAGAGAAGCGGAGAGATTGAGATGAAATGATCGGAGGGTGGGGAAGAGACAAAGTGAGTGGATGATTAGATGTAGCGAAATGAGTGGCCTAGGTTTTCGTCAAGCTCAGTTTTCGAGAATATGACTTACGTGAGGGTTTGTTGAGGAAAAAAGGTACTCATTCCGTTCCTAAAAACGTTTTCTGTTTGTCTTGGACACGTTTGCCAATGCACATTTTTTATTGTTAATATCTTAATTTcgtattattattaaatataaaaatttcattatattaaaatactcataaataAGATCACTTATAATATATTTGATCATATAAATTAGACATAAATTAATAATCAATCGCTTATAATGAATAGTGTGAAAAGTCAAAACACATAATATTtttttgggacggagggagtaagtATTATCACACCATAGAGAGAGGTAAAAATGTAATTTAAGCGCAATGTAATATTATACTACAATAAAGGAGATTTTTTTAAAATCAGGCTGTTGAATGAATTATATAACGGGTGAGAAACCGTTTGGTGCAAAAACACTCCGTAAGAAGGACCGAGCCTGTTAACGGTTTGAAAAAGGTGATCAGAATCTGATAGGTACACGGACATCTCATGGAGTAAAGATATGGTGGTTGTTTTGATACGTCAGTCTACCAACTACCGCGCTTTCCGATAGAGAAAAAGTTCATAGAATTATTGAATAGAGTTGTACAGTAATCCCTCCATCCCTTGATATgtttttcattttaattttttacACCGTTCACGATAAgtgattgactactaatttataTCTAATCTATAAAAGTAAATATAGTTATGAGTGATTTTattggattcgtatttatgaatactttaatacagtgaaatttttatatttaatactataacgaaattaaagatattaataatcaaaagtgtgcattgtcaaacgtgtccaacacaaatgAGAAACGTTTTTAGGGATAGAGGGAGTAATAAATACAGTTTGACAATTCCAAAATGACAAGTCGTCTAGTATGCTTCCTCCGTCCCATAAAATTTTATACGTTACTTTTCTAGgcttttataaaatataatttgataatattttttttaataaaagtttcatgtttaaacttttattcaaaaaaaattttgaaaaaatattattaaaatatattttataaaagtcTAGAAATATGTGCAAATAGTAAACGAATACTATCGAAccggacggagggagtataaaaCAACTTTGTTGCTTGAGAAAAAGACAAACATGGAACCTCTGTATTTTGTCGCCACATGTTATAAATCGTAATTAACATTATTTATAACTACTAGGACTGTAGTAATATTTTTTTTTCCTCCAAAAGTAATATATGTAATTTGTTGTGCGAATAGTTCGTTGGATGAAAATCATTTACAAAATCAATTAATTAGCATGGTTTAACAACGCCTTTAGCTGAGTTTCACTGATTATATTCAACAATTTTATCAACTAAGTTGGTAAATGACCcaaaaaaattattgaaaaactATCTTAAAATTTACCCGAATAACATAAAAAGATCCTGAGAAGACCTTTTCCGGGTGAAGGACAAATTTAGCTTATTTTTACataaaattgacaaaaataaccaatttctgaaaagttgACCAACTTTAGCCGATGTGATACCCAACTGTCAGTAGAGTATCCACTTTATACAAAATACCCAACTGGCAgtggagtatcccatatatgaaatacccaactaccagtggagtatcttatataaattgggatacccaactgacagtggagtatttaatcggccaaaattggccacttttttcagaatgactatttttgttaaattttttcaaaaatcggctATTTTTATCTTTTTTTCACCTTTTCCAACATTTTAAAATTTTTACCTGGCGTCAAGAGAAAAACTGTGTTTCTTGGGGTACAAGATTTATGGGTTTCTTTTTACTagtttatttttctcatgataATCTCTATCTTGAATGGTATCATTCCCCCCTGTTTTCACCGAGGACCGGCGCCGAACGATTCACAACTAAGAGAGAAGTGAAAATTGAGTACCAAGGTATCTCCGAGGGGTGAGCGAATTCTTAATTATTATACCTAATGTTAGTTGTAATTAAGAAAAAATATTGCGGCTAAATCTTGGATTTAATATTAAGTGTGAATTTTTTGCCATGAGACATTAAGAATTAACAAGGACGACGGATTTACGACATAGATAAGTTCATGTGAAGAAAATCCCGGGTCATGGTATTGTTTGTCCTATTTTTACGTACTTTTATATATCATTATTTTCAATTTGTATCTACAACACACATATCCGTGCACATACAAGTGGAGGTCTTTTCTGGACACTGTCATAGATAATATTTAGTGGGTACAGTTGATTGATTGATCCTGAGAAGTCCTTGTCCTcacattttaaaattttggagaCCTTATCATGATATCAGAATTTTTGTAGGCAGCTTTTGGTGAACTTGTTACTTGCCAGTAGCAGTTAGATCACCTAGTTAACTTCATACATTTTATGGTTACTGGTGCATCACTGAACATTCCAGTTTCCACATAACTTGGCAACAAAAACTGAAAGTTTTAAAGGGAAAGTCTTCAAGAATAAATACAAGGGAGTTTGACACAAAATATAGAGAAGACAGAATAAATGAGCTTTGCCTATAAACTAATGTACACTACAATCAAAAATCTTTTACACATTGGTTCCTCACACTGGTTATAAAAACTACTGTCGAAATTGAGATGATATTAAAACCCCATATAATGGCCATTTTTGTGATATACAGAGACATGCAGTATTGATCAGTTACATATAAGTTCGCTCAATCCGCTGCATGCAAGAGGGTTGCAGCTAATGACATTTGATTCTTTAATAGCCGTGAAATTGTATAACTCCTATATTATCAGTGAAGACAACATAAAACTTGAGAAACCAAGGTCGCTGTCCCTCCTTTAAAGCAGCCAGTATCTCCATATTAACATATTCGGCAGGTAAAGGTAGAAGAACGTTCCTTTTGAATAACTGAAACCCCCTGATATTTTTTGCATCAAAGGGCATAATAATCAAAATGAAAGAGATGAAAAACATATCTGAAATAGCCATTTAAAACAGAAGTCACATAAAAGTAGCAATCAGACAAATTGAGTACTCAGTGATACTCTAGTTTAAACCAAGATTTTCCTGAATTTTAACACCCGGACGAATATGGCCCAGTATGGCAAGTGCTCATATTTCACCGCACTCTCATTTTATTCATCTAATCTTAAATTTAGGTAGCATGGTTGTTACCGGAGACTTTAGATGGAAATTCCGCATTAGATGCCAAAAATTATAAGCCATGGCATTGTTCCATGCAGATGTCCTATTACATTATGAACAAACCCCTGTATAGTAAGTACATCTTATTTAAACTTTGGTACTTTACAATATTCATCTCGTATAAACTTACCCTTGTCTTTTTTCTAATTAGAGTATATATGATAATTTATAATGGTTACAATAGTAATTACAAGTAAAGATTCATAAATTTTTTGAAAAGGAACAATTCCAGAAGCACTACCGATATTTCTATGAAGGCATACCACTTATATAAATATTGAATTTCTTGTCAGTATTAAAGATTTCTTTTGCTAATTGACTACAAGTCAATATCACCAATTCTAAGGAAAATATTATGGTTTTGCATTTCAAGAATGAATTTTTGGAGTAACTACAGTTATTCATTACTGATATGTTAGAGTAAGTACTAATTCATTTCAATTTGTTATAAAGTACTTTTCTCTGCAGATTTTAAAGTTTCTTATTAACTAAATGAATGAGTCTGTCTATTAGTTATAGTAACATAAGTTACACCGGTCCACATTTGGAAATAAAACTCAGAAAAAGAAAATATACAACCAAATTGGCGCAACGATTTGAATTGTAAAACGTAGATGAGATGAGATGTGCAGATATGAATTGGGTTAAATGTGTTTCCCGTAAGATGTGTGGTTGTGGTTGTGACTGCCTGTGACGAAACTCCTTTGTATCTATAAAGTTCAGTAAACTCACATGAAAATTATTTAAGTATTCATTGCCCAACATCTTGATCATCCATCTCTTCAAGAATAACATACTTTGCAGGACTACTTGTTGAAGATCCTGACAATTCATCATCACTTGATTCTCCCTTTTGTAGCTTTTGGTATCTGAATGGTCCAGAGAAAACATACAAACATATCAGTTGGTGCTCATGATTTTACACACTTTAAAGATGTGCCACTAGTTTAAAAGTAGTATTAATTAACACCCAAGGgcctcaattaataatattttgaAAACTAGCCAGTACAACTCGACCAATTCAGCATCTCATTCAAACCAAGGTTAAGCAAGGCTgggagtatattatatatatatatatatatatatatatatatatatagagagagagagagagagagagagagagacgcaGAAACACAGACACGCACACATAAACACTCATATGTTAATATGGATTAAGAATCAACTTGCTTCACTGTCACAAAAAACTGGGGCATAATTATTTGATTTTATTGGTCTGATGACTTCACACAATCTCAACAAAAATGTGTTCTAATTGAGTACTGAACTCAAATGAAGCCTCTGGCTAATACTAATGCATCAAGACAGTGTCAGACACTTACATTTCTAAATCATGTAACTAGATATTTCCCTTACTattttatcataatcaatacaACGGATATTTCCGGTTACTATTTTATCATTATCAATACAACCGATATTTCCAGACTAACAGGATAAAATAGTGCTCAAGGTAAACAGGTTGCACAAAAGTTGCTGCTGCTGCTGTAACTTATACTGCTATCAGAAAGTTACAACGGCATATTAGGATATTCAAGATTCTAATCATTCGAAACTGGTTTTTATTTTGACCCTAGTCTGTCCAAGGTCCTTGAGAGGAAATTCTCGACTGGTTTGACTGGAATTGGACTATTAGACACTTCAGAGTGTTAGCAGTGTAAAACACAATAACCTACTCCCAGTAAAGTGAACCTTCTACTCTCCTGTAACCTCATTATACCTTGGCTTCATAAGCAGTTTGTGTGAACAAGAAGCCTGATAGAGAGCAGTGATTTTATAAATTGTCAACGGTTGAGCCTCTGTAGAAGCATATAAGATATGTGCAGCTTTGTACTTTTATCTCCATAGTAATGTTATATGCCCAAAAATACATCTTTGGACAGAAGCATTTCTTTTTTCTATTTAAGTTTGTCGTGCAGATGCAGTATTAGTTTAAAGTTTCTTAGCAATATCAGTAATAGTACCAGTAATGCAATTCAGGACTATTGAGGGTTCAGATCTGAAAAAAGTATGCAAGATATACAAGGATTGGTTGCGTCAATTTTGAAAATTGTCACTCCTAGACAGTCTACTGACTtttattctgaaaaaaaaaaaaaattccggGTAGAAAAAGAAGGCACTCTGGTAGAAAAAGAAATATGAAACTTGTTAGGAGCGAAgatatttttttctatttttttacttttttttggGGCGGGAGAGAGATTTTCTAATGGTACCCTGTTCGCTACTCTACATTTAGAACCTAAAAGAAGACAACACTATAAATAACTAAATATAATTTTTACTAAATCAAAACGAATAATGTATACCACATATTTGAACATGTAAAAAACAGGTCCATGGCTTTAAAATAATGAAGAACAAAAGGCATATGAACAAGGGATTTTCTCAAAATAATACATGATGTCTGATCACTTACTTGTACCAATTAAATAAACTGACACCAACCATAATTATGATGAGTCCAAACCCTTTCAACCACGTAAATTCATCATGAAAGTAAAAAACAGCAACCTGAATGAACAATACAATAGATGGTCAAAACCAATATTAGATGCATCTCATTTTTAGACTAATAATATGAAGCTAGTGGAAAGGTACATTTCATGTTAAAGAAACTAAACGCCTCACTCACTCATTCATCATCAGtaatatacatacatacaaacaCACAAATTTCTATGACATCTGCAAAAATGTCACAATCAGTTGTAAATTCCTTCAAAAATTTCATCCTTGTTCCATTTGGATTAAATAGAAGCATTGCATTAGCCAAGGAACATGTAACTTTAAGTACAACCAGCAAGAAAGTTCTTAGAGAAACAATCCAAGGTTGAAATTTAGTTCCACTTAGCAAGCAGATCTCTAAGAATATTTTTTTTGGTAAAATTTCTCATCTCAGCGGGCTTCTCCACCATCAATATAAGCTTCCTGTCTAATTTCTACCTTATGAActttcaaattaaaatataaaaattagcTCATACTTTTGTTGAATCTATATTTAGATATTTATAATTAGGtttgtaattatttttttataataattcaGATGGTTAAATTGGTAAATTTAAGCTATGTGGCCAAATCAATTGTATGTTATATAGACTTGTAGCATACCATAATGTGGTAAAAAATGTGGTACGTGATAAACGGACCCCCTTGTGTTCACACTAGAAACACTAGTTTAACACACGTACCGCGGTTAATAAGCACGGTGCAGTATGCTGTACAAACATATGCCAGACATGGGGACCCATACAGAAAGGGTGATCGTCCACAGAAAACGTATGCTATAGCATTCTGTATCACTACATGATAAATGGGAACCCCCTATGTGTACACCAAAAACGCTGATTGTACACGTAACGTTGTTAATAAGCACGAACTGTGTGCTGAAACAAGCGTATGTCATGGACCGGGACCATATGGAAAGGGTGATGGTCTACAGCAAACGTTAAGCAGAATATGTGATAAATGGGACCCCCACCCTCCGTGTTCACACTAGAAACCTAATTTCACACATATCACGGGATTCTATACAAAAATCAGAACACTTGGCCAAAAGTACCTACTCATTATGTCACACTCTTATACAAAGACCAAATGATTCAAAAGTGCCAAATTATTGAGTACTTTTCACCCAATTTTGTGAATAACATATAGTTGTACAAGGCACCGAAAATTAAATCCAAAATCTATGCAATTCAATTTCGCATAGTGTTTTCACTTATTGTATCCCACACTGTCTATGATGGTTTCTAGGTTTCAAGATAATTAGAAGATATGTCAATGAGATAGTATTTTACTTACTAAAGCAGACTATTATACATAAACTTTCTTTATCTTTGCAGCTAGAAGTATTTATAATGCCAGATATCTTTGAAAATGTCTTATAATGCAACACCAATTCAAACATTCATACCGATATAGTGACAACTTCCTTAACAACTCCAGCTATAGTCACCGTCACAGCGCTAGTTACAGAGACAAGAATGTATTCAGTCAATACCTGCAAGAAATGGAACAAAGCTCTGTAGCAAATATAACGAAGAACAACGTCTGTATGTTGTAGGTAAGTGTACCTCTCTCAGTCTCCCGTCCCCAccccctctccctctccctccccCTCTATACACACACAAACACGCACATATAGGTACACTACACACACAGAAAGAATAACAAGAAATAATATTCACAACTTTGATGAATAATTGAAAGAGATAACCTGCTAGAAAGAACGAGAAGAAAACAAAGAACCCTTTTTTTAATGCTAATTAAGTAAAGAAAAGTTTTCAGTTAACCAAAAAATCCAGGAAATTAAATTAAAAAGAAAAGGATTCACACCATGAAGAAGGCCAGAGTTCCACCAAAAAGCATCAGCAAGGAACTACGAGTAATATGCCATGAGCTATTAAAGTAAACATTTTTACTGAAGTCATCCCATGGTTCAAATATGAGAGACAGTATACCAGTTGAGACTGCCATAACTGGAGCTACATAACTCATTAGCGTCAGGGGATTTTTCAGACCTGAGCACAACCAATTGAAGAAACACGATAAGATACCTGTTAAGGCATCACATATATTATTGCTAAATAAGGTTGTTTTTATATAAAGAAGACAACATCAACAGTTTAAAGATGCTTATTAACCCTCtttccctctccctctctctacTTCCCTCCCTCCCATATCAACATAATAAAAGCAAATAGTGGAAAGTTTTCAGCAAATTATCTCTGATATCAACAAATTTAAAGAAAATGGTAGAAAGTTTTCAGCAATATGGGACgaccaaaaaaaattaaattgcGTACTACAGCTCAATTGACAAATTGTATTTATGGGTAAAACTTATTTAGTGGGTAAGTGTCCGTAATTTTCTAGAACTAACATATACCCAAGTTATAGCAGAGACATGGTTGATTACATCACTCAATTGCTGGTTAAAGAAAGGAAGATTTCATGCCTATATGAAACCTGGTCGTGATAATGCAATTTAGATATATCTGAAAACCTGGAGACCAAATTTGTACGATTGGTATTTAGCTTTTTCAAGTAATATTTGAGTCCAGAGTTGTGCAAATTCAACAATAAAGCAGCTGTAAAATATGAATATGAGCTTTCCAATTTCAAACTACAACATGCACAGGATAGGAAGTTTTGAGCGTACCATATACTTCTTTCTTTAAATCGGACATGGAAACAGCAGGTACAAATGATCCAACCCAAAAAAGTAGATAATTTAAGTCATCTTGAGAAGAATATAAAAACTAACATACATACAATTATCTATACATacagaaaacaaaaaaaaatggagtaagATGTCAAATAAAGAGTAACATTGTCATGTACAATATACCTGAAGAAGGATTTGAGTCATTGTCCAACGAAAGCCAGACATAACAGAAGCAAGCATAACAAAAATGAAACCCCAAAACTGAAATTCTGTTTCCTTTGCAACTGAAGAAGTCAACAGAATACAGGTCAAAGTAGCAAGAGAATACTTAGAGTTGATACTAAATTAGCATTACACTCCTCTCTGTATACATAGTTTCCCCCTTCACACCAGATAACTGAACTAACCATTTATATGAAATATTTGGTTAGGTAGGGATAGTTGTAATAAGTTAGGAAATATCTAGCCTTCACTATAAATATCCTTTATTTCTCTCAATCCTAAACGTATATTGCAAATATTTGGTTGTAGTAGCAGAACTGCCATCTTGGAAAGTTGCAGAGTTACAGATCAGGAGTGCGGTACGTTCTCAATCACAAAAAAAAGATACATATCAAGAAATTATAATAAGGAATCTCAAATATGTAGCACTGAAAGAGTAGACCCTTGAAGTAGTTTAGGTAAGCAACTAATATAACCCATAATCCTAGTGAACAGAAACCTGATTGCATCAACTGACAAAAAACAAAACAGAACAAACGGTTGATAATAATATTCAAAGAAATTAAGTCAACAACCAACCTGTTAACAGTATTCCAACAGATATAACTAAGATGATGATCAAGAGCTTTATGCTTGGAGACTCCAACCTtacacaagaagtttaaagttaATAGTGAGAAAAAGTATGGTGAACTTATGTTGAAACTTGAAACGACTTCACTCAAAAACCACATTGAAGTGATTGTTACAAGGAAAAGCATCATTTTTATACTGAAATAGGTACAATAAATTGGCATTATACCTAGCAAATTCAATAAGTAAACAATTTCAAACCAAAGTCTCAAACTTATCATTTCCAAAAGGCATTAACATTGTTCACATTGGAAGTAATTTTAAAAgcaaaaaaaaactatatgaaCTACATGTACAAAAATACATAATTGTGAACTCTTTTACCTGAATGCAAAAGCAAATAGAAGAAGAAATATTGGAGATGCAGATTTACACTGCAAAAGACAAAGCGATGCAAAATGTTAGCACTAAAAGCGATGCaaaacatttttttttaaaaaattaattcaaatttttgggaaaaaaaataacaaaaaacaGCATTATACTACTACTAGATTTTACAATAAAATCACCAACCATTGTGGCAAATGTAACAGAAACAAAAACAAGAGACGCATTGCTTAAGTTAATATCCAGTGCCGTTCCGAAAGCTGTTGGTACAACTGTGAAAAGCAAAGTCCATCTGTAGCATTAGTTGTTATAAAAGTCAAAAAAAGTCAAGTATGAAGAGATCATATAGATAAGCACAGTTATTAGAATGACTAATAActtaatttagcaaaaaaaaaaagaatGACTAATAACTTTTTCTTTGTTGCTTCAATCTTTTTAGTTCATTACTCTTTATCTGCCTGACTATTACTTCCTTTGTTTACGAATTACGAAGAAAGTCACTCCTTAGTCCTTGGCGTGTTCAATTTATGGTCATG is a genomic window containing:
- the LOC141712599 gene encoding putative sugar phosphate/phosphate translocator At1g06470 isoform X1 — its product is MNVIGASASRASPRGDRTGASKLHTESFSIEDNHHLLNRNNINNSNDDVQLSTRDVDLDRDRDPIINVNDDSTQHKLSVTTKSVLSAADILKTLFFVLVWYTFSLFLTLYNKTLLGKDMGKFPAPLLMNTFHFGMQAILSKAITWIWSSRFQPPVTMSWKDYFIRVVPTAFGTALDINLSNASLVFVSVTFATMCKSASPIFLLLFAFAFRLESPSIKLLIIILVISVGILLTVAKETEFQFWGFIFVMLASVMSGFRWTMTQILLQKEVYGILSCFFNWLCSGLKNPLTLMSYVAPVMAVSTGILSLIFEPWDDFSKNVYFNSSWHITRSSLLMLFGGTLAFFMVLTEYILVSVTSAVTVTIAGVVKEVVTISVAVFYFHDEFTWLKGFGLIIIMVGVSLFNWYKYQKLQKGESSDDELSGSSTSSPAKYVILEEMDDQDVGQ
- the LOC141712599 gene encoding putative sugar phosphate/phosphate translocator At1g06470 isoform X2; the encoded protein is MNVIGASASRASPRGDRTGASKLHTESFSIEDNHHLLNRNNINNSNDDVQLSTRDVDLDRDRDPIINVNDDSTQHKLSVTTKSVLSAADILKTLFFVLVWYTFSLFLTLYNKTLLGKDMGKFPAPLLMNTFHFGMQAILSKAITWIWSSRFQPPVTMSWKDYFIRVVPTAFGTALDINLSNASLVFVSVTFATMCKSASPIFLLLFAFAFRLESPSIKLLIIILVISVGILLTVAKETEFQFWGFIFVMLASVMSGFRWTMTQILLQKEVYGLKNPLTLMSYVAPVMAVSTGILSLIFEPWDDFSKNVYFNSSWHITRSSLLMLFGGTLAFFMVLTEYILVSVTSAVTVTIAGVVKEVVTISVAVFYFHDEFTWLKGFGLIIIMVGVSLFNWYKYQKLQKGESSDDELSGSSTSSPAKYVILEEMDDQDVGQ
- the LOC141712599 gene encoding putative sugar phosphate/phosphate translocator At1g06470 isoform X3, which produces MEGLFYPRWTLLFTVVPTAFGTALDINLSNASLVFVSVTFATMCKSASPIFLLLFAFAFRLESPSIKLLIIILVISVGILLTVAKETEFQFWGFIFVMLASVMSGFRWTMTQILLQKEVYGILSCFFNWLCSGLKNPLTLMSYVAPVMAVSTGILSLIFEPWDDFSKNVYFNSSWHITRSSLLMLFGGTLAFFMVLTEYILVSVTSAVTVTIAGVVKEVVTISVAVFYFHDEFTWLKGFGLIIIMVGVSLFNWYKYQKLQKGESSDDELSGSSTSSPAKYVILEEMDDQDVGQ